From one Lotus japonicus ecotype B-129 chromosome 3, LjGifu_v1.2 genomic stretch:
- the LOC130744337 gene encoding pre-mRNA-splicing factor ATP-dependent RNA helicase DEAH7, translating into MESAGTGASGVVDLDKMTETLEPEKSSGGGLYVPGKDRVVYVAPERKSRLGLDALASAKRGGAQYDGGFKVPKERTMSIAASADDEDKSESSVVDDGGHAGTRRHAKRRYRETISETSRAESSLSEDRYGDTPGSRSTEHMGSDVRASPSEYDREDRRSERRHSRDDSRSGSNRVRHRDTYESRESYSERDSRSRYDHEYGRKRNRYEGSRRTPGRSDWDDGRWEWEDTPRRDSSRRHQPSPSPMFVGASPDARLVSPWLGGHTPHSSFTSSSPWDHVSPSPIPIRASGSSVKSSLSGHNGRSHRPNFSSGTSNTYEDEVADRSLGEEHKYEITESMRREMEYDADRAWYDREEGSTMYEADNSSVFLGDEASFQKKEAELAKRLVRRDGTKMSLAQTKKLSQLTADNAQWEDRQLLRSGAVRGTEVQTEFDDEDERRVILLVHDTKPPFLDGRVVYTKQAEPIMPIKDPTSDMAIISRKGSTLVREIHEKQSSNKSRQRFWELAGSKLGNILGVEKTAEQIDADTATVGEDGEIDFKEEAKFSQHLKKGEAVSEFAKSKTMAEQRQYLPIFSVREELLQVIRENQVVVVVGETGSGKTTQLTQYLHEDGFTIGGIVGCTQPRRVAAMSVAKRVSEEMETELGDKVGYAIRFEDVTGPNTIIKYMTDGVLLRETLKDSELDKYRVIVMDEAHERSLSTDVLFGILKKVVAQRRDFKLIVTSATLNAEKFSNFFGSVPVFNIPGRTFPVNILWSKTPCEDYVEGAVKQAMTIHITSPPGDILIFMTGQDEIEAACYALAERMEQMVSSAKKEVPKLLILPIYSQLPADLQAKIFEKAEDGARKCIVATNIAETSLTVDGIYYVIDTGYGKMKVYNPRMGMDALQVFPVSRAAADQRAGRAGRTGPGTCYRLYTESAYLNEMLPSPVPEIQRTNLGNVVLLLKSLKVENLLDFDFMDPPPQDNILNSMYQLWVLGALNNVGGLTDLGWKMVEFPLDPPLAKMLLMGDQLGCLEEVLTIVSMLSVPSVFFRPKDRAEESDAAREKFFVPESDHLTLYNVYQQWKQHSYRGDWCNDHFLHVKGLKKAREVRSQLLDILKTLKIPLTSCFPDTDIVRKAICSAYFHNSAKLKGVGEYVNSRNGMPCNLHPSSALYGMGCTPEYVVYHELILTSKEYMQCATAVEPHWLAELGPMFFSVKESDTSLLEHKKKQKQEKTAMEQEMENLKKVQAELEQERKQKEKEKMAQHQQQISMPGLRKGSSTYLRPKKFGL; encoded by the exons ATGGAG AGTGCTGGAACTGGTGCTTCCGGAGTCGTTGACTTAGACAAGATGACGGAGACACTGGAACCGGAGAAGTCTTCAGGTGGCGGTCTCTATGTTCCTGGGAAGGATAGAGTGGTGTACGTTGCTCCCGAAAGAAAATCTCGCTTAG GACTTGATGCCCTTGCGAGTGCGAAACGGGGAGGGGCTCAGTATGATGGGGGATTCAAGGTGCCTAAAGAAAGAACCATGTCTATTGCGGCCTCGGCGGATGATGAGGATAAGTCTGAGAGTTCTGTTGTTGATGATGGTGGGCATGCCGGTACACGCAGACATGCTAAGAGGAGGTATCGTGAGACAATCAGTGAAACGTCGCGTGCAG AAAGTTCTCTGTCTGAAGATCGCTATGGTGATACACCGGGGTCCCGATCAACTGAGCATATGGGTTCAGAT GTCCGTGCCTCGCCTTCTGAATATGACAGGGAGGACCGTAGGAGTGAGAGGAGGCATTCCAGGGATGATTCAAGAAGTGGTAGTAACAGAGTGCGGCATAGAGACACTTATGAAAGTAGGGAATCTTATTCAGAAAGGGATTCCCGTAGTCGGTATGACCATGAATATGGTAGGAAGCGAAACAGATATGAAGGTTCCAGAAGAACGCCTG GCAGGTCTGACTGGGATGATGGTAGATGGGAATGGGAAGATACTCCACGGAGAGATAGTTCTAGACGTCATCAACCTTCACCATCCCCAATGTTCGTTGGTGCCTCACCTGATGCACGATTAGTTTCTCCATGGTTGGGGGGCCACACTCCCCATTCATCAT TTACTTCATCTTCACCATGGGACCATGTTTCTCCCTCTCCTATTCCAATACGTGCTTCAGGATCCTCAGTCAAATCTTCTCTTTCTGGACATAATGGAAGGTCACATAGACCGAATTTTTCTTCAGGAACTTCAAATACATATGAG GATGAAGTAGCGGATAGGTCCTTGGGTGAAGAGCACAAGTATGAGATTACTGAAAGCATGCGCCGAGAGATGGAATACGATGCTGACCGAGCATG GTATGATAGAGAGGAAGGTAGCACAATGTATGAGGCTGATAATTCATCAGTGTTTCTTGGAGATGAGGCTTCCTTTCAGAAAAAAGAGGCAGAGTTGGCCAAAAGACTG GTCCGAAGAGATGGGACTAAGATGTCACTTGCTCAGACCAAGAAATTGTCTCAGCTCACAGCTGATAATGCTCAGTGGGAGGACCGGCAATTACTGAGATCAGGAGCGGTTAGAGGTACAGAGGTTCAGACTGAATTTGATGATGAGGATGAACGCAGGGTTATTCTGCTTGTGCATG ATACAAAGCCTCCTTTTCTTGATGGCAGAGTTGTTTATACTAAGCAGGCAGAGCCAATAATGCCAATAAAAGATCCAACATCTGACATGGCTATAATTTCTCGTAAAGGATCTACTTTGGTCCGAGAAATCCATGAGAAGCAGAGTTCGAATAAGTCTCGCCAACGCTTTTGGGAACTAGCAGGCTCAAAACTTGGTAATATCTTAGGAGTTGAAAAGACAGCAGAACAG ATAGATGCAGACACTGCAACAGTGGGTGAAGATGGGGAAATAGATTTTAAGGAGGAAGCAAAGTTTTCACAGCACTTGAAGAAGGGAGAAGCTGTGAGTGAGTTTGCTAAGTCAAAAACCATGGCAGAGCAAAGGCAATATCTGCCAATTTTTTCAGTGCGAGAAGAGTTATTACAG GTGATTCGTGAAAATCaggtggtggtagtggttggAGAAACTGGTTCAGGAAAAACAACGCAATTGACACAG TATCTTCACGAGGATGGCTTTACTATAGGTGGCATAGTAGGTTGCACCCAACCAAGGCGTGTGGCAGCTATGAGTGTTGCTAAGAGAGTTAGCGAGGAGATGGAAACAGAGTTGGGCGATAAAGTTGGTTATGCTATCCGTTTTGAAGATGTGACGGGGCCAAATACCATTATAAAG TACATGACAGATGGGGTACTTCTACGTGAAACACTCAAAGACTCTGAACTAGACAAATACCG GGTTATTGTCATGGATGAAGCCCATGAAAGATCATTAAGCACAGATGTTCTTTTTGGAATATTGAAGAAAGTTGTAGCTCAACGTCGTGATTTCAAGCTTATCGTCACTTCAGCAACTCTGAATGCAGAgaaattttcaaatttctttGGAAG TGTGCCTGTTTTTAATATTCCTGGGAGGACATTTCCGGTGAATATATTATGGAGTAAAACCCCATGTGAAGATTATGTTGAAGGTGCAGTGAAGCAGGCTATGACTATTCACATAACCAGCCCTCCAGGTGACATCCTTATCTTCATGACTGGCCAAGATGAGATTGAGGCAGCTTGCTATGCCCTTGCTGAAAGAATGGAGCAGATGGTGTCATCTGCAAAGAAAGAAGTCCCTAAACTATTGATTCTTCCCATATACTCTCAACTTCCTGCTGACTTGCAAGCAAAAATATTTGAGAAAGCTGAAGATGGAGCCCGTAAATGCATTGTCGCCACTAATATTGCAGAGACATCGTTGACTGTTGATGGTATCTACTATGTCATAGATACAGGCTATGGTAAAATGAAGGTGTATAACCCTAGGATGGGTATGGATGCTCTCCAAGTCTTCCCTGTTAGCCGTGCTGCTGCTGACCAGCGTGCTGGTCGAGCTGGTAGAACTGGACCTGGTACGTGCTATCGCCTGTATACTGAGAGTGCTTACCTAAATGAAATGTTGCCCAGTCCTGTTCCAGAAATTCAAAGGACTAACCTTGGCAATGTGGTCTTGCTGCTGAAATCTCTTAAAGTTGAAAACTTACTTGATTTTGATTTCATGGATCCACCTCCACAAGATAATATTCTCAACTCTATGTACCAGCTGTGGGTATTGGGGGCCCTTAACAATGTAGGGGGATTAACTGATCTTGGCTGGAAAATGGTTGAGTTTCCACTTGACCCTCCGCTTGCTAAGATGCTTTTGATGGGTGACCAGTTAGGGTGTCTAGAGGAGGTTTTGACAATCGTTTCCATGCTTTCAGTACCGTCTGTTTTCTTCAGACCCAAGGACCGAGCAGAGGAGAGTGATGCTGCACGTGAAAAGTTTTTTGTTCCAGAATCCGATCACTTAACCTTGTACAACGTTTATCAGCAATGGAAACAACATAGTTACAGAGGTGATTGGTGCAATGACCATTTTTTGCATGTCAAAGGTCTGAAAAAGGCTAGAGAGGTGAGATCTCAGCTGCTTGATATTCTCAAGACTCTAAAGATTCCCTTGACTTCATGCTTTCCTGATACAGACATTGTCAGGAAAGCAATTTGTTCTGCATACTTCCACAATTCAGCAAAATTAAAGGGTGTAGGAGAATATGTCAATAGCAGGAACGGGATGCCATGTAATCTTCACCCCAGTAGTGCTCTATATGGCATGGGTTGCACTCCTGAGTATGTGGTTTATCACGAGCTAATCCTGACCTCAAAGGAGTACATGCAGTGCGCCACAGCAGTGGAGCCCCATTGGCTGGCTGAGCTAGGACCCATGTTTTTCTCTGTTAAGGAGTCTGATACATCATTGCTTGAACATaagaagaaacaaaaacaagagAAAACGGCCATGGAGCAGGAGAtggagaatttgaagaaggTACAAGCAGAGCTTGAGCAAGAAAGGAAACagaaagagaaggaaaagaTGGCTCAGCATCAGCAGCAAATTTCCATGCCAGGTTTACGAAAGGGTTCTTCCACATACTTGAGACCAAAGAAGTTTGGTCTGTAA
- the LOC130744339 gene encoding ETHYLENE INSENSITIVE 3-like 3 protein isoform X2, producing MEEIGVCSDLEVDDIQCQNIAEKDVSDEEIEPEELERRMWKDRIKLKRLKEKQKLAAQQAAEKGKPRQSSDQARRKKMSRAQDGILKYMLKLMEVCKARGFVYGIIPEKGKPVSGSSDNIRAWWKEKVKFDKNGPAAIAKYEAECLAMSEAENSRNGNSQSNLQDLQDATLGSLLSSLMQHCDPPQRKYPLEKGIPPPWWPTGNEDWWLHLNLPHGQSPPYKKPHDLKKMWKVGVLTAVIKHMSPDIAKIRRHVRQSKCLQDKMTAKESAIWLGVLSREEALIRQPSSDNGMSGITETPPGVLVENKQAAASSASNYDVDGAFDGVGSVSSKEDRRIQLMDDAEPSDNLHRNPVQDTDQVKKQPRKKRPRSRSNATDKLPAQSDNEISHVEPRSILPNMNQTETQVVGLQIHGNEQGNEPGSAFRGLENHHEVPAQLPAPEFDHYSYLPANNLISSDSMYGNGRPLQYPELQTPNMHHETTYNLYNPVAGYGHIQDVQPLQYVNPEIRPQNDAVSMPAAAHMKSDEIPGGDLHYFGKDPFQNELDRPIDHALFGLDFGGLNSPPFDIGDFLGDDEMIQYFGA from the exons ATGGAAGAAATTGGAGTTTG CTCAGATTTAGAAGTTGATGATATTCAGTGCCAAAATATAGCTGAGAAAGATGTCAGTGATGAAGAGATTGAACCAGAAGAATTGGAGAGGCGGATGTGGAAGGATCGCATCAAGCTCAAAAGGCTCAAGGAAAAACAGAAGCTTGCCGCACAGCAGGCTGCGGAGAAGGGAAAGCCCAGGCAGTCCTCTGATCAAGCTCGGAGGAAGAAAATGTCCCGAGCACAAGATGGTATTCTGAAGTATATGCTGAAGCTTATGGAAGTCTGTAAAGCACGCGGATTTGTGTATGGAATTATTCCTGAGAAAGGAAAGCCAGTTAGTGGTTCCTCGGATAACATTCGTGCCTGGTGGAAAGAAAAGGTAAAGTTTGATAAGAATGGCCCTGCAGCCATAGCCAAGTATGAAGCAGAGTGCCTTGCTATGAGTGAAGCCGAAAATAGCCGAAATGGGAACTCTCAGAGCAATCTCCAAGACTTGCAAGATGCAACACTCGGGTCACTCTTGTCTTCTCTCATGCAACATTGTGATCCTCCTCAGAGGAAGTATCCATTGGAAAAGGGTATTCCCCCACCTTGGTGGCCAACTGGGAATGAGGATTGGTGGTTACATCTGAATTTACCTCATGGCCAGAGTCCTCCTTATAAGAAGCCACATGATTTGAAGAAGATGTGGAAAGTGGGAGTGCTAACTGCTGTTATAAAGCACATGTCGCCTGATATTGCAAAAATAAGGAGGCATGTCCGCCAATCAAAGTGCTTGCAGGACAAGATGACTGCAAAAGAAAGCGCGATTTGGTTGGGTGTATTAAGTCGAGAAGAAGCTCTCATTAGGCAGCCTAGTAGTGATAATGGTATGTCTGGAATAACTGAAACGCCTCCTGGTGTTCTTGTTGAGAATAAGCAAGCTGCTGCTAGTAGTGCTAGCAACTATGATGTTGACGGTGCGTTTGATGGCGTTGGATCTGTTTCATCTAAAGAAGATAGGAGAATTCAGTTGATGGATGATGCTGAACCATCAGATAACTTGCACAGGAATCCTGTCCAAGACACAGATCAAGTTAAGAAGCAACCCAGGAAGAAAAGACCCCGCTCAAGGTCAAACGCAACCGACAAACTACCAGCACAATCTGACAATGAAATTTCACATGTCGAGCCGAGAAGCATACTGCCGAACATGAACCAGACAGAAACACAAGTAGTTGGACTCCAGATTCATGGAAATGAACAGGGGAATGAGCCAGGTTCTGCTTTTAGAGGACTGGAAAATCATCATGAGGTCCCAGCTCAACTACCAGCTCCTGAGTTTGATCATTATTCTTATCTGCCCGCAAACAACTTAATTTCCTCCGATAGCATGTATGGGAATGGAAGGCCATTGCAGTATCCTGAGCTGCAAACTCCCAACATGCATCATGAAACTACCTACAATCTCTATAATCCAGTGGCAGGATATGGACATATTCAAGATGTGCAGCCGCTGCAGTATGTGAACCCTGAAATTAGGCCACAGAATGATGCAGTTTCTATGCCAGCAGCAGCACATATGAAAAGCGATGAAATTCCAGGAGGAGACTTGCATTATTTCGGCAAAGACCCGTTTCAAAATGAACTTGATAGGCCTATAGATCACGCTTTGTTCGGTTTAGATTTTGGAGGACTCAACAGTCCACCATTCGATATAGGTGATTTCTTGGGCGATGATGAAATGATCCAGTACTTTGGAGCATAG
- the LOC130744339 gene encoding ETHYLENE INSENSITIVE 3-like 3 protein isoform X1: MKRLLISNGLLNCSSDLEVDDIQCQNIAEKDVSDEEIEPEELERRMWKDRIKLKRLKEKQKLAAQQAAEKGKPRQSSDQARRKKMSRAQDGILKYMLKLMEVCKARGFVYGIIPEKGKPVSGSSDNIRAWWKEKVKFDKNGPAAIAKYEAECLAMSEAENSRNGNSQSNLQDLQDATLGSLLSSLMQHCDPPQRKYPLEKGIPPPWWPTGNEDWWLHLNLPHGQSPPYKKPHDLKKMWKVGVLTAVIKHMSPDIAKIRRHVRQSKCLQDKMTAKESAIWLGVLSREEALIRQPSSDNGMSGITETPPGVLVENKQAAASSASNYDVDGAFDGVGSVSSKEDRRIQLMDDAEPSDNLHRNPVQDTDQVKKQPRKKRPRSRSNATDKLPAQSDNEISHVEPRSILPNMNQTETQVVGLQIHGNEQGNEPGSAFRGLENHHEVPAQLPAPEFDHYSYLPANNLISSDSMYGNGRPLQYPELQTPNMHHETTYNLYNPVAGYGHIQDVQPLQYVNPEIRPQNDAVSMPAAAHMKSDEIPGGDLHYFGKDPFQNELDRPIDHALFGLDFGGLNSPPFDIGDFLGDDEMIQYFGA, from the coding sequence ATGAAGCGTCTTCTGATTAGCAATGGCTTATTGAACTGCAGCTCAGATTTAGAAGTTGATGATATTCAGTGCCAAAATATAGCTGAGAAAGATGTCAGTGATGAAGAGATTGAACCAGAAGAATTGGAGAGGCGGATGTGGAAGGATCGCATCAAGCTCAAAAGGCTCAAGGAAAAACAGAAGCTTGCCGCACAGCAGGCTGCGGAGAAGGGAAAGCCCAGGCAGTCCTCTGATCAAGCTCGGAGGAAGAAAATGTCCCGAGCACAAGATGGTATTCTGAAGTATATGCTGAAGCTTATGGAAGTCTGTAAAGCACGCGGATTTGTGTATGGAATTATTCCTGAGAAAGGAAAGCCAGTTAGTGGTTCCTCGGATAACATTCGTGCCTGGTGGAAAGAAAAGGTAAAGTTTGATAAGAATGGCCCTGCAGCCATAGCCAAGTATGAAGCAGAGTGCCTTGCTATGAGTGAAGCCGAAAATAGCCGAAATGGGAACTCTCAGAGCAATCTCCAAGACTTGCAAGATGCAACACTCGGGTCACTCTTGTCTTCTCTCATGCAACATTGTGATCCTCCTCAGAGGAAGTATCCATTGGAAAAGGGTATTCCCCCACCTTGGTGGCCAACTGGGAATGAGGATTGGTGGTTACATCTGAATTTACCTCATGGCCAGAGTCCTCCTTATAAGAAGCCACATGATTTGAAGAAGATGTGGAAAGTGGGAGTGCTAACTGCTGTTATAAAGCACATGTCGCCTGATATTGCAAAAATAAGGAGGCATGTCCGCCAATCAAAGTGCTTGCAGGACAAGATGACTGCAAAAGAAAGCGCGATTTGGTTGGGTGTATTAAGTCGAGAAGAAGCTCTCATTAGGCAGCCTAGTAGTGATAATGGTATGTCTGGAATAACTGAAACGCCTCCTGGTGTTCTTGTTGAGAATAAGCAAGCTGCTGCTAGTAGTGCTAGCAACTATGATGTTGACGGTGCGTTTGATGGCGTTGGATCTGTTTCATCTAAAGAAGATAGGAGAATTCAGTTGATGGATGATGCTGAACCATCAGATAACTTGCACAGGAATCCTGTCCAAGACACAGATCAAGTTAAGAAGCAACCCAGGAAGAAAAGACCCCGCTCAAGGTCAAACGCAACCGACAAACTACCAGCACAATCTGACAATGAAATTTCACATGTCGAGCCGAGAAGCATACTGCCGAACATGAACCAGACAGAAACACAAGTAGTTGGACTCCAGATTCATGGAAATGAACAGGGGAATGAGCCAGGTTCTGCTTTTAGAGGACTGGAAAATCATCATGAGGTCCCAGCTCAACTACCAGCTCCTGAGTTTGATCATTATTCTTATCTGCCCGCAAACAACTTAATTTCCTCCGATAGCATGTATGGGAATGGAAGGCCATTGCAGTATCCTGAGCTGCAAACTCCCAACATGCATCATGAAACTACCTACAATCTCTATAATCCAGTGGCAGGATATGGACATATTCAAGATGTGCAGCCGCTGCAGTATGTGAACCCTGAAATTAGGCCACAGAATGATGCAGTTTCTATGCCAGCAGCAGCACATATGAAAAGCGATGAAATTCCAGGAGGAGACTTGCATTATTTCGGCAAAGACCCGTTTCAAAATGAACTTGATAGGCCTATAGATCACGCTTTGTTCGGTTTAGATTTTGGAGGACTCAACAGTCCACCATTCGATATAGGTGATTTCTTGGGCGATGATGAAATGATCCAGTACTTTGGAGCATAG